The Triticum dicoccoides isolate Atlit2015 ecotype Zavitan chromosome 6A, WEW_v2.0, whole genome shotgun sequence genome has a window encoding:
- the LOC119317038 gene encoding 4-hydroxy-3-methylbut-2-en-1-yl diphosphate synthase (ferredoxin), chloroplastic-like, whose amino-acid sequence MATGMAPAPLSHVKVRGGGIGFTKSVDFAKVLSVPGALRTGSSRGRALVVRSSSTESDTMELEPASEGSPLLVPRQKYCESIHQTRRRKTRTVMVGNVALGSDHPIRIQTMTTSDTKDVAKTVEEVMRIADKGADFVRITVQGKKEADACFEIKNTLVQKNYNIPLVADIHFAPPVALRVAECFDKIRVNPGNFADRRAQFEKLEYTEDDYEKELEHIEKVFSPLVEKCKKYGRAMRIGTNHGSLSDRIMSYYGDSPRGMVESAMEFARICRNLDFHNFVFSMKASNPVVMVQAYRLLVAEMYNLGWDYPLHLGVTEAGEGEDGRMKSAIGIGTLLMDGLGDTIRVSLTEPPEEEIDPCRRLANLGTQAANLQIGVAPFEEKHRRYFDFQRRSGQLPLQKEGEAVDYRGVLHRDGSVLMSVSLDQLKAPELLYRSLAAKLVVGMPFKDLATVDSILLRELPPVEDAEARLALKRLVDISMGVLTPLSEQLTKPLPHAIVLVTLDELSSDAKKLLPEGTRFAVTLRGDESYEQLDVLKSVDNITMLLHNVPYGEEKTGRVHAARRLFEYLETSGLNFPVIHHIDFPKSIDRDGLVIGAGSNVGALLVDGLGDGVLLEAGNQEFEFLRDTSFNLLQGCRMRNTKTEYVSCPSCGRTLFDLQEISAQIREKTSHLPGVSIAIMGCIVNGPGEMADADFGYVGGAPGKIDLYVGKTVVQRGIAMEGATEALIQLIKDHGRWVDPPTEE is encoded by the exons ATGGCCACCGGGATGGCACCAGCTCCGCTCTCGCACGTCAAGGTCCGCGGCGGAGGCATCGGCTTTACCAAGAGCGTCGACTTCGCCAAGGTCCTCTCCGTCCCGGGTGCGCTGAGGACGGGGTCCTCCAGAGGCAGGGCCCTCGTGGTGAGGAGCTCAAGTACAGAGTCTGATACTATGGAGCTCGAGCCGGCCTCCGAAGGAAGCCCGCTTCTTG TTCCCAGGCAGAAGTACTGCGAATCTATTCACCAAACAAGGAGGAGAAAAACACGCACTGTGATGGTCGGGAACGTGGCACTTGGCAGTGATCACCCCATAAGGATACAGACTATgactacctcagataccaaggatgtTGCCAAGACCGTGGAAGAG GTGATGAGGATAGCAGATAAAGGCGCTGATTTTGTTAGAATAACCGTCCAGGGTAAAAAGGAGGCTGATGCCTGCTTTGAGATTAAGAACACTCTTGTCCAGAAGAA TTACAACATCCCTCTTGTGGCCGATATTCATTTTGCGCCCCCAGTAGCTTTAAGAGTGGCCGAATGCTTTGACAAAATCCGTGTTAACCCAGGAAACTTCG CCGATCGCCGTGCCCAATTTGAGAAGCTGGAATATACTGAAGACGATTACGAAAAGGAGCTTGAACATATTGAGAAG GTCTTTTCTCCATTGGTTGAGAAATGCAAGAAGTATGGAAGAGCCATGCGTATTGGAACAAATCATGGTAGTCTTTCTGACCGGATAATGAGCTACTATGGTGATTCTCCAAGGGGAATG GTTGAGTCTGCTATGGAATTTGCTAGGATCTGTCGGAATTTGGACTTCCATAACTTTGTATTTTCAATGAAAGCAAGTAACCCTGTTGTCATGGTCCAAGCATATCGCCTGCTTGTGGCGGAaatgtataaccttggatgggattATCCTTTGCACTTGGGAGTTACCGAAGCTGGTGAGGGTGAAGATGGGAGGATGAAGTCTGCTATTGGCATCGGAACACTTTTGATG GATGGCTTGGGTGATACAATCCGTGTATCCCTCACAGAACCACCAGAGGAAGAAATTGATCCTTGCAGGAGACTCGCAAATCTTGGAACTCAGGCTGCAAACCTACAAATAGGGGTG GCCCCATTTGAAGAAAAACATAGGCGTTATTTTGATTTCCAGCGTAGAAGTGGCCAGTTGCCTTTGCAGAAGGAG GGTGAGGCAGTAGATTACAGAGGTGTCCTTCATCGTGATGGCTCTGTTCTGATGTCAGTTTCCTTAGATCAGTTGAAG GCTCCTGAGCTCCTTTATAGGTCTCTTGCTGCGAAGCTTGTGGTTGGCATGCCTTTCAAG GATTTGGCAACTGTAgattcaattcttttgagagaactgCCCCCTGTAGAAGATGCTGAAGCA AGACTTGCACTCAAAAGATTAGTTGACATCAGCATGGGCGTGTTGACTCCCTTATCAGAGCAATTAACAAAGCCACTCCCACATGCAATTGTGCTTGTCACCCTCGATGAACTATCAAGTGATGCAAAGAAGCTTTTGCCAGAAG GCACTAGATTTGCTGTCACTCTTCGTGGAGATGAATCATATGAGCAGCTAGATGTTCTTAAGAGTGTTGATAATATAACGATGTTGTTACATAATGTTCCATATGGTGAAGAGAAGACTGGTAGAGTACATGCTGCTAGGAG GCTGTTTGAGTACTTAGAGACCAGTGGTTTGAACTTTCCTGTGATCCATCACATTGATTTCCCTAAAAGCATCGATAG AGATGGTCTTGTTATTGGTGCTGGGAGCAATGTTGGTGCTCTTCTAGTTGATGGTCTGGGTGATGGTGTACTTCTTGAAGCTGGTAACCAGGAGTTTGAATTCTTGAGGGATACATCCTTCAACTTGCTACAGGGTTGCCGGATGCGCAACACAAAAACT GAATATGTCTCTTGTCCTTCTTGTGGGCGAACGCTCTTCGACCTCCAAGAAATCAGTGCTCAGATTAGAGAGAAGACCTCTCATTTGCCTGGCGTCTCT attgctattatgggTTGCATTGTTAATGGGCCAGGAGAGATGGCTGATGCCGACTTTGGATATGTTGGAGGTGCCCCTGGAAAGATCGACCTTTATGTTGGGAAG ACTGTTGTGCAACGGGGAATTGCAATGGAGGGTGCCACTGAAGCCTTGATTCAGCTAATCAAGGACCATGGCCGTTGGGTGGATCCTCCTACTGAGGAGTAG